In Tripterygium wilfordii isolate XIE 37 chromosome 23, ASM1340144v1, whole genome shotgun sequence, one genomic interval encodes:
- the LOC119992886 gene encoding uncharacterized protein LOC119992886, which translates to MATAQLADQISRPNPALCVTSRRLSAPGKSPTNSCSFKTKTKQKAFRTDRNLKWALRLSLVEPRPTVDVKQLVDFLYDDLPHLFDDQGIDRRAYDEQVKFRDPITKHDTITGYLFNISLLKILFRPDFYLHWVKQTGPYELTTRWTMVMKFILLPYKPELIFTGTSVMGINPETGKFCSHVDFWDSIKRNEYFSLEGLWDVFKQLRIYKTPELESPKYQILKRTADYEVRRYSSFIVVETNGDKLAGSTGFNDVAGYIFGKNSKGEKIPMTTPVFTQALDAELSKVSIQIVLPLDTDISCLPDPNQQSIGLRKVEGGIAAVLKFSGKPTEDITLEKEKALRSSLIRDGLRPQMGCLLARYNDPGRTWSFIMRNEVLIWLEEFKLD; encoded by the exons ATGGCCACCGCGCAACTTGCTGACCAAATTTCCCGGCCAAACCCAGCCTTGTGCGTCACCTCCCGTCGGCTAAGCGCCCCTGGTAAATCCCCCACTAACTCCTGCTccttcaaaaccaaaaccaaacagAAAGCCTTTAGAACTGACCGAAATTTGAAGTGGGCTCTCAGGCTTAGCCTGGTGGAGCCAAGGCCAACTGTGGACGTGAAGCAGTTGGTGGACTTCTTGTACGATGATCTTCCGCACCTGTTCGATGATCAAGGCATCGACCGGAGGGCGTACGATGAGCAAGTGAAGTTCAGGGACCCAATTACCAAACATGATACCATAACTGGCTATCTTTTCAACATTTCCCTCTTGAAGATTCTCTTCAGACCCGACTTCTACTTGCACTGGGTTAAGCAG ACAGGACCTTATGAATTAACTACAAGATGGACTATGGTGATGAAGTTTATCCTTCTGCCATATAAACCAGAGCTGATCTTTACAGGAACTTCTGTAATGGGCATCAACCCAGAGACTGGGAAGTTTTGCAGTCACGTG GATTTTTGGGATTCAATAaagagaaatgaatatttttctttAGAAGGATTGTGGGATGTATTTAAGCAG TTGCGGATTTACAAGACTCCAGAGTTGGAATCCCCAAAATATCAGATACTTAAGAGGACTGCTGATTATGAG GTAAGAAGGTACAGTTCATTTATAGTGGTTGAAACAAATGGGGACAAACTAGCGGGGTCAACTGGCTTTAATGATGTTGCCGG GTATATTTTTGGAAAGAACTCTAAAGGGGAGAAGATACCCATGACTACTCCTGTTTTCACGCAGGCACTTGATGCCGAGCTATCCAAAGTGTCCATTCAGATTGTTCTTCCATTGGACACAGATATAAGCTG TCTCCCAGATCCTAATCAACAATCAATTGGTTTAAGAAAGGTGGAAGGAGGCATTGCAGCAGTATTGAAGTTCAGTGGAAAACCCACTGAGGATATCACTCTTGAGAAAGAGAAAGCATTGCGGTCTAGTCTTATTAGAGATGGTCTTAGACCTCAGATGGGTTGTTTGCTTGCTCGCTACAACGATCCAGGGCGAACATGGAGCTTTATAATG AGGAATGAAGTTCTTATTTGGCTTGAGGAGTTCAAGTTGGATTGA
- the LOC119992861 gene encoding pentatricopeptide repeat-containing protein At1g31430-like, with translation MYCTNTARLDQKSCISLLKNCRSMAHLKQIHAQMFRVGIHQDPNAVKKLMTFCTEPSHGSLRYAEIVFDCIQDPCLFIYNLMIKAVAKKGRFRNALSLFSKLRGDGLSPDNFTYPFVFKAIACLGEVLEGAKVHGFVVKSGLEFDTYVSNSIMDMHALLGDVECMKKIFDEMPERDVVSWNVMISGYVRCRRFDDAINVFRRMRQRSDLKPNEASVVSTLSACAALQNLELGEEIHRYVNEELGYTTLIIGNALLDMYCKCGCLSTARKIFDETPSKNVICWTSMVSGYVNCGQLDEAKRLFERSPTRDIVLWTAMINGYVQLNRFDEAVALFREMQIKRVKPDKFIVVALLTGCAQLGALEQGKWIHEYIDDNQILMDAVLGTAIVEMYAKCGCIEKALEIFYSLREKDAATWTSIICGLAMNGKTNAALKLFSEMERLGARPDDITFIGVLSACSHGGLIAKGRKLFDSMKRVYQIEPKLEHYSVLIDLLGRGGLLDEAEELIKKIPDQNSEVVVPLYGALLSACRIYGNVGIGERVAKQLVNLGVKDSSVLTLLSNIYASLDRWEDVTKARRKMKDLGIRKFPGCSSIEISGIVHEFLVGDLSHPEIRDIHSMLERIAKPSLGSEQNEMEDENLYPIVFL, from the coding sequence ATGTACTGTACGAACACGGCCAGGCTCGACCAGAAATCATGCATTTCTCTTCTGAAGAACTGCAGATCGATGGCTCATCTCAAACAAATCCATGCCCAGATGTTCAGGGTTGGGATCCATCAGGACCCGAACGCTGTCAAAAAGCTCATGACCTTTTGCACGGAACCGTCTCATGGAAGCCTGCGCTACGCAGAGATAGTCTTCGATTGCATACAAGACCCGTGTTTGTTTATATACAATCTCATGATAAAAGCGGTTGCCAAGAAGGGTCGCTTCAGGAACGCACTTTCCTTGTTTTCAAAATTGAGGGGAGATGGTTTGTCACCCGATAATTTCACATACCCATTTGTTTTCAAAGCGATTGCGTGCTTAGGAGAGGTTTTGGAGGGTGCAAAGGTTCATGGGTTTGTTGTAAAATCTGGACTTGAGTTTGATACCTATGTGAGTAACTCAATTATGGATATGCATGCACTATTGGGCGATGTTGAGTGTATGAAGAAGATATTTGACGAAATGCCGGAAAGAGATGTGGTTTCTTGGAACGTGATGATTTCTGGATATGTTAGATGCAGGAGATTTGACGATGCTATTAATGTTTTTAGGCGAATGCGTCAACGTAGTGATTTAAAGCCTAATGAGGCTTCAGTTGTAAGCACTCTATCAGCTTGTGCGGCATTACAAAATTTGGAACTTGGGGAGGAAATTCATCGTTATGTTAATGAAGAGCTTGGATATACCACTCTAATTATTGGAAATGCTTTGTTAGACATGTATTGTAAATGTGGGTGTCTGAGTACAGCCCGTAAAATTTTTGATGAGACACCGAGTAAGAATGTCATTTGTTGGACCAGTATGGTATCTGGGTATGTGAACTGTGGTCAGCTTGATGAAGCTAAAAGGTTGTTTGAAAGAAGTCCAACCAGAGATATTGTTCTTTGGACGGCTATGATTAATGGGTATGTGCAATTGAATCGTTTTGATGAAGCAGTGGCATTGTTTCGAGAGATGCAAATCAAAAGAGTTAAACCAGATAAATTTATAGTGGTTGCTCTCCTTACTGGTTGTGCTCAGTTGGGAGCTCTAGAGCAAGGGAAATGGATTCACGAATACATAGATGACAACCAAATTTTGATGGATGCAGTTCTTGGCACTGCTATTGTAGAGATGTATGCTAAATGTGGGTGCATAGAGAAAGCTTTGGAGATTTTCTACAGCTTAAGGGAAAAAGATGCAGCCACTTGGACTTCAATTATATGTGGGCTTGCCATGAATGGTAAGACAAATGCGGCACTCAAGTTGTTCTCAGAAATGGAAAGACTTGGGGCTAGACCTGATGATATCACATTTATTGGTGTTTTAAGTGCTTGTAGTCATGGAGGACTCATAGCCAAGGGCCGCAAGTTATTTGATTCCATGAAACGTGTCTATCAAATTGAGCCGAAGTTGGAACACTATAGTGTTCTGATTGATCTGCTTGGTCGAGGTGGGCTTTTAGATGAAGCAGAGGAGTTAATCAAGAAGATACCTGACCAAAATAGTGAAGTGGTTGTCCCACTTTACGGCGCTTTGCTTAGTGCTTGTAGAATTTATGGAAATGTTGGGATTGGTGAGCGTGTGGCGAAACAGTTGGTGAATTTGGGGGTGAAGGATTCCAGTGTTCTTACTCTTCTTTCCAATATATATGCCTCACTTGACAGATGGGAAGATGTAACAAAGGCAAGAAGGAAAATGAAAGATCTTGGAATCAGAAAGTTTCCTGGATGTAGTTCTATTGAGATTAGTGGAATAGTCCACGAGTTTCTTGTTGGAGATCtatctcatccagaaattagAGACATACACTCCATGCTGGAAAGGATAGCTAAACCATCATTGGGTTCTGAACAAAACGAAATGGAAGATGAGAACTTATATcctattgtatttttatga
- the LOC119992862 gene encoding 3-ketoacyl-CoA synthase 11: MAEPRPDTPLIPPSSSSSHSRTLPDFKKSIKLKYVKLGYHYLITHGMYLFLSPLVVVIAAQLSTFSLQDFYSIWENLQYNFISVILCTTLLVFLFTIYFVTRPHPVYLVNFSCYKPEEARKCTKKIFMDRSQMAGVFSEENLEFQKKILMRSGLGDSTYLPEAVLNIPPNPSMKEARKEAEAVMFGAVDDLLAKTSVNPKDIGILIVNCSLFSPTPSLSAMVINHYKLRGNIVSYNLGGMGCSAGLISISLAKELLQVHPNSYALVISMENITLNWYFGNDRSKLVSNCLFRMGGAAILLSNKRSDRRRSKYQLVHTVRTHKGADDKCFACVTQEEDSNGKVGVTLSKELMGVAGDALKTNITTLGPLVLPMSEQLLFFTTLVGRKLLKMKIKPYIPDFRLAFEHFCIHAGGRAVLDELEKNLQLSDWHMEPSRMTLYRFGNTSSSSLWYELAYSEAKGRMKKGDRTWQIAFGSGFKCNSAVWKALKTINPAKEKNPWMDEIHQFPVEVPKLSTI, encoded by the coding sequence atggcagaGCCTAGACCAGATACACCTTTGATCCCaccatcttcctcttcttcacatTCCCGAACGCTCCCCGATTTCAAGAAGTCTATCAAGCTCAAATATGTGAAGCTTGGATATCACTACCTCATCACCCATGGAATGTACCTATTCCTTTCCCCTCTTGTGGTTGTGATTGCTGCTCAGCTCTCAACATTTTCACTCCAAGATTTTTATAGCATTTGGGAGAATCTCCAGTACAACTTTATTTCTGTGATCCTCTGCACTACTCTCCTTGTTTTTCTATTCACCATCTACTTTGTCACTCGTCCCCATCCTGTATACCTCGTTAACTTCTCCTGCTACAAGCCTGAAGAGGCAAGAAAATGCACCAAAAAGATTTTCATGGATCGATCTCAGATGGCTGGTGTGTTCTCTGAGGAGAATCTTGAGTTTCAGAAAAAGATCCTTATGAGATCTGGCCTCGGTGATTCTACATATCTACCAGAGGCTGTCTTGAACATTCCTCCCAACCCTTCTATGAAAGAAGCTCGGAAAGAAGCTGAGGCTGTAATGTTTGGTGCTGTTGATGATCTTCTGGCTAAGACTTCAGTAAATCCCAAAGATATTGGAATCTTGATTGTGAATTGTAGCTTGTTTAGTCCTACACCATCTCTATCTGCCATGGTTATCAATCATTACAAACTTCGAGGGAATATAGTCAGCTACAATTTGGGTGGGATGGGTTGCAGTGCTGGCTTGATCTCAATTTCTCTTGCTAAAGAACTTCTTCAGGTCCATCCTAACTCCTACGCGTTGGTGATCAGCATGGAGAACATCACATTGAATTGGTATTTTGGAAATGATCGATCGAAACTCGTCTCAAACTGTTTGTTCCGCATGGGAGGCGCTGCAATACTACTTTCTAACAAAAGATCTGACAGAAGAAGATCCAAATACCAATTGGTACATACTGTCCGAACTCACAAGGGTGCTGATGATAAGTGTTTTGCATGTGTTACCCAAGAAGAGGACTCTAATGGGAAGGTTGGTGTAACTTTGTCGAAGGAGCTCATGGGAGTTGCAGGAGATGCCTTAAAAACCAACATCACCACATTGGGGCCTCTTGTTTTGCCAATGTCCGAACAATTGCTTTTCTTCACCACACTAGTGGGGAGGAAACTTCTCAAGATGAAGATAAAGCCGTACATCCCAGATTTCAGACTAGCTTTTGAGCATTTCTGCATTCATGCTGGAGGAAGAGCTGTTTTGGATGAATTGGAGAAGAACCTGCAGCTTTCTGACTGGCACATGGAGCCATCAAGGATGACACTTTACCGGTTTGGCAACACCTCAAGCAGTTCTCTTTGGTATGAATTGGCCTATTCAGAAGCCAAGGGAAGGATGAAGAAAGGAGACAGAACATGGCAAATAGCATTTGGTTCAGGATTCAAGTGTAATAGTGCCGTCTGGAAAGCTCTAAAGACCATTAACCCTGCGAAGGAAAAGAACCCATGGATGGATGAAATTCACCAGTTCCCAGTGGAAGTTCCAAAGTTATCAACCATCTGA